A portion of the Gaiellales bacterium genome contains these proteins:
- the metK gene encoding methionine adenosyltransferase, producing the protein MTAADNEYLFTSESVTEGHPDKIADQISDGVLDAVLADDPYGRVACETLVNTGLVVVSGEISTTAHVDVHEIARETVRRIGYDNALYGFDCNTCSVINALDRQSPDIAQGVDRAYEVRTDANDQDALDLAGAGDQGMMFGYATRETPELMPLPISLAHQVARRLAEVRRSGEVPYLRPDGKTQVTVRYRDGRPVAVEKLLISTQHADGIDAETQIKPDLWEHVVAPVLPAELYDEGRLHANFMVNPTGRFVIGGPMGDCGLTGRKIIVDTYGGMARHGGGAFSGKDPSKVDRSAAYAARWVAKNIVAAGLADRAEVQVAYAIGVAHPVSVMVETFGTERIGRGRIAELVAEHFDLRPGAFREELALHRPIYQKTAAYGHFGRDDPDFTWERTDRADALRAAAGLGAPAAAAVSA; encoded by the coding sequence ATGACCGCAGCCGACAACGAATATCTCTTCACGTCAGAGTCGGTGACCGAGGGTCACCCCGACAAGATCGCCGACCAGATCTCCGACGGCGTCCTCGACGCGGTTCTGGCGGACGACCCGTACGGCCGCGTCGCCTGCGAGACGCTCGTGAACACCGGCCTCGTGGTCGTGTCCGGGGAGATCTCGACGACCGCCCACGTCGACGTGCATGAGATCGCCCGCGAGACGGTGCGCCGGATCGGCTACGACAACGCCCTCTACGGCTTCGACTGCAACACGTGCTCGGTGATCAACGCGCTCGACCGCCAGTCGCCCGACATCGCCCAGGGCGTCGACCGCGCCTACGAGGTGCGCACGGACGCGAACGACCAGGACGCGCTCGATCTGGCCGGCGCCGGCGACCAGGGCATGATGTTCGGCTACGCGACCCGCGAGACGCCCGAGCTGATGCCGCTGCCGATCTCGCTCGCCCACCAGGTCGCCCGGCGGCTGGCCGAGGTGCGCCGCTCGGGCGAGGTGCCCTACCTGCGCCCCGACGGCAAGACCCAGGTCACGGTGCGCTACCGCGACGGCCGGCCGGTCGCCGTCGAGAAGCTCCTGATCTCGACCCAGCACGCCGACGGTATCGACGCCGAGACGCAGATCAAGCCCGACCTGTGGGAGCACGTCGTCGCCCCCGTGCTGCCGGCCGAGCTCTACGACGAGGGCCGGCTGCACGCGAACTTCATGGTCAACCCGACCGGGCGGTTCGTCATCGGCGGGCCGATGGGCGACTGCGGCCTGACCGGGCGCAAGATCATCGTCGACACCTACGGCGGCATGGCCCGCCACGGCGGCGGCGCGTTCAGCGGCAAGGACCCGTCCAAGGTCGACCGCTCGGCCGCCTACGCCGCCCGCTGGGTGGCCAAGAACATCGTGGCGGCCGGGCTCGCCGACCGGGCCGAGGTGCAGGTCGCCTACGCGATCGGCGTCGCCCACCCGGTGTCGGTCATGGTGGAGACGTTCGGCACCGAGCGGATCGGCCGCGGCCGCATCGCCGAGCTCGTCGCCGAGCACTTCGACCTGCGCCCCGGCGCGTTCCGCGAGGAGCTCGCCCTGCACCGCCCCATCTACCAGAAGACCGCCGCATACGGCCACTTCGGCCGCGACGACCCCGACTTCACCTGGGAGCGCACCGACCGCGCCGACGCCCTGCGCGCCGCCGCCGGTCTGGGCGCCCCTGCCGCCGCCGCCGTCTCGGCGTGA